The Planktothrix agardhii NIES-204 genomic interval CGGGGCGTTCTTCTGCTACAATTGCCCCTTCTACTGGACAAACTTGTAGACAAATTCCGCAGTCAATACAGGTGGAAAAATCAATCCAATACCAATCTGTTCCTTTGATATTTTTTTCCGGCCCTTCATGAATACAGGCAACCGGACAAGCCTCAACACAATCGGCAACACCTTCACAAATATTAGTGACAATACTATGGGGCATGGTTAATTTCTCCGAGTTGAAAATAAGATTTAATTTTGGTTAATTATTAGAGAATTTGTTAGGGAGAGAAAGGATGGAATTGTTCTAAACTGAATTAGAAATTTCTCCCTTTTCCCACTCTAAACTTAAAGAATTTCTTCAATTTTGGGGTCGCCGTTAATATTAATCCAGGCAATTTGACCAATACCTCGACGTCGAGCATAGTCGCGGATATCTTCGGGGGTTTCCCGATGTCCTAACTCCACTTCCACCCGTAATAAATCACCAGAACACCTTAACTGACTGGCATAGGCAAAGGCGGCTGCATATGCTTCGGGAGTTTGCGCCACCACTAACCATTCGCTGGCGGGGGTTTGATGGGGGAGTTCACCCCGTCCTAATAATACTTGATGCAGGTTTTCAGTATTCAAAGAAAACCCAATTCCCGGTTCGCTTTGTCCTTGGGGATGATACAGTCCTAGTAGTTGATCATAACGGCCTCCCTGTCCCAATACCCTTGCTCCAGATGCGGTATCACTCACGGCAATAAACACAATTCCGGTATAATAATCAAAGGTTTGAACTAAACTTAAATCCAGGGTAATTGAGGGTTGAACTTCAGAATTTTCCCAACATTTGTGCAATAATTCCATTAAGGATTTTAGGTTATTAACTGCTTGCCGTTGGAAAGAATCTAAATCTAGTTGAGAAACTTGGGATAATACTGTTTCGGGACGACCGCGTAAATCAAATAAAAATAACGCTCGCTCTCTAAGTTCCGAAGAAAGTGATAGGGATTCTAAACCAATTCTATCTAAATTAGCGATCGCAGTTCTAACTTTTTCCCGTTCTTTAGCAGGAAAAGGTGATAATAACGATTGAGTTAAACCCGCTTCTCCGATAATTAAATCGGCATTATTTAGCCCCAAGGTTTGCAGACAGTCCCGCAACAATAACAGAATTTCTGAATCAGCGCGTAACCCACCAGCGCCCAAAAGTTCCACACCCGCTTGATAAAATTCTAACTGTTGTCCGTGGTCAAGGGCTTTGCCTTTACGGAAGACATTGGCACTGTAATAGAGGCGTTGGGGCCATGATGGTAGTTTGCCCATACGACTCGCAATGGCTCTGGCGATGGATGCGGTTAATTCGGGGCGCAGTCCTAGACCCTGATTTTCAGCATCTTGCAGTTGAATGACGGTTGAGGGTTGTACCGCACCTCCAGCCATGAGGGTGTCCAACCGTTCTAAAGTGGAGGTAATAATTCGATGATAGCCCCAAAGGTGAAACACCTGTTGTAAGCGCCTTTCAATCCAAATTTTTTGAGCAACATCGAGGGGAAGTAAATCTCGCGCACCCGACGGGGGTTGATAAACCATACTTGAGAATTAAGAATTAACATAGAGTTACAAACCGATAAATTTGTAACTTTCCCTACGATACCCTATTCTGTTACCCACAAACTAAAAATTAATTAAAACTGTGATTTTTAATCATTGGAGCCATAGGCAATATTCAAACTCACCCAAAAAATTAAACTAGAAACTATAATAATCAATGTTGCCCAGAACCAGTGGGGGAAAAATAAATATTCGGCTATTTTCCCTGTATCAGAAACTAACTGGCGATAATTTTTATTTTTTCTTCCCGCCAAATAGCCCACCAAATAACCCACCACCGGAGGATTTATCGGACTTTTTAGCAGTTTGTTGACCAGTTTTGGATTTTGTCCCGGCTGAAGTTGTGGACTTTTCTAGTTCTTTTTTAGCTTCTAGGGCTTGGGGTTGTTTGGGATCAAGTTGTAAAGCCCGATTAATATGGGGAGTAGCTAGTTTGGGTTGATTTTGTTTTAAATAAACTAACCCTAATAAACCATGACAATGACTATTATCAGGTTCCCGTTTAATGGCGTCTTTTAATTCTGAAGCCGCTTGGGTATAGTTTTGACTAGCCATTAACTGTTCGGCACGGTGACAGGCTTGTTCAACAAAGGAATCTTTTTTAGGTATTGCTGAGTGCTGGGTGGGAGTTGTTTCAGGAACTTTAGGAGATGGAGACGCGGCACTTTTTTGATTTTTACGAAGCAAGTAAACCAGGTTTAAATCACTAATTTGACCCGTAATATCTAAGACTTTTTCAGGGGATTCATATTGATGTTTTGCTAAGGCTTTAATTGCGCTTTCATAGGCATTTTGATAATCGGAGGCTTGGAGAAGTTTTTGACCGGCTTCTGTTTGAGGTTTGAGGTGATGCTGTTCTTTGACAATGCGATCGCCAATGGTTTTTAATAGCAGTGTATATTCCTTACGTTCAGCTTCCTTAGAAAACTGATTATAGGCCGGACTGACTAATTTAGCTAACAATTGCTTGGCTAAATCACGATCTTGGGGGTTCTCAAAGGGACAGGTATCAGGATGCAAACGACGGGCGATCTGCATATAGCGTTTGCGGATATCGTCAAATTCGGCTTCTAGGGAAACCCCTAAAATCCCGTGATTATCCATAAACTCAAACTGAAATAACCCTTGTTTAATTTCAAACATACTGTTTTGCTTTCCTTGCCTAGATTTACGACGAAGATTAATCGCACCTATTGATCTTAATATAACCCGTTTCCAACAGTTATTATTAAAAAAAAACCGGATTTCTGTTAGAAACCCAGTTGCTAAAATAGTAATGGAGATTGATTTATTAATATCAATATCCGTTATAGTTCCTGATCAAGACAGAGAATAGGCTGTTTGCATTGCCCACCAAACTAGAACGCCGATACCTCCCAAAACCAGCACAGAAGAAATAATAATTGCCGTGGGACTGTCCGCCCCTTTAAATTTCATGATTCCACGATCTAAGTCGGATGCCATATTTTATGCCTAACTCTTATGAGTAGTTATAACACAAATAATTCTAATTTTGGCGATCGTACCTTAACAACAAAGGGATCAAACCAATTGAATCTCACTCCCATCTAACATCTGTTTCAGGCTTTGATTCAGATCAGAACGTACCCGAAAATAGTCAGAATTAATCACCCAAACCGTTAATAATGTTTTAATCCCACCCGCAGCTATTTCCTGAATCTCCATATCGGGTATCGGTTCTAATAAAACCCGTGGATCAGTTTGAACTAAATTAGTAAAAAGTTCTCTAACTTGATCCAGATCCGTATTATAACTTAAATTCAACTTAATATCAACCCTACGGATAGGTTGAATTGAGTGATTTACTATTTTATCCCCGTAGAGTTTACTATTGGGAATAATAATTGTTTTATTATCGGGTGTTTTTAACAGGGTAGTAAAAATTTGGATTTCCTCAACTATTCCCTCTACTCCCCCACCTTCAATATAATCATGGACTTTAAACGGGCGAAAAACTATCATAAATACACCCGAAGCAAAATTAGATAAAGACCCCTGCAAAGCTAAACCAATAGCTAACCCAGCAGCGCCTAAAACCGCAATAAATGATGTGGTTTTAATTCCCAGTTGTCCCAGTGCTGCTAAACTTACAAAGGTAACAATGGCAATATAAATTAAGTTGACAAAAAATCTAATTAGAGTTGGCTCTAGTTGAGCCTTGATCATCAGATGTTTACTGAGATTTTGGATAAATTTTGCCGCCCATAAACCAATTAACAGGATCAGAATTGCCATTAAAAATTGAATTCCTAACCCGATAATTGATTCAGCTAATTTAATCAATAATTCCCTTTGTTGTTCGGCTGTTAGCATAAGTTATAAATCTAAAGAAAAGCTAAAATTTAATTCAAGTTCGCTGATTCATTAGCTTAATATTATCAGTTTATGATATAATTTTCAACTGAAATATGATTTTACTGGTTCTACATGAATTCTTTTCCAACCCCTAACGGATTCAATAGTATCGAAGATCGAGAAAATCAACCCGATTCAGGTGATCCCGGTTTACAACGGTTTGCACTGCGGTTAAAAAACAGTATGGGACGAGATATTTTAGTCCAAACAGAATTGGATAAACTCAGAACTCAACTGCAATGTGATCGAGTAATTTTATATTATCTTTATTATCAATGGAAAGGACAAGTTACCTTTGAATCTTCGAGTCAACCAATCTTCTCAATCTATGGTTCTACGGGTGCAGATGATTGTTTTAATCAGGAATATGCTCAATTGTATCAACAGGGAAGAATTCGAGCGATCTCCGATATTGAAACCGCAGCTATTCATCCCTGTCATCAAAACTTTTTACGCAGTATTTATGTGCGGGCTAATTTAGTTGTTCCTGTGATTGTTGATAACGAACTCTGGGGTTTATTAATTGCTCATCATTGTCGATTTCCTCATCTTTGGAGTGCTTCGGAATTTGAACTGTTGAAAACCGCCGCAGAAACCCTATCTACTGCACCAGAAATTCTGAATTTAAAGAGGTAGGAACAAAGCCAATATTAATATTTTATATCCTGTCTATTGCCTGTTGCTCATTCAAAGGAAGTATAATTTCTAATTTTGTTCCCTCTCTTGGTGTTGAATATAGATTGAGTTTACCATGATGTCTTTCAATAATTTGATTAACAATTAGTAATCCTAATCCAGTTCCTTGACCGACAGGTTTTGTAGTAAATAAAGGTTCAAAAATTCGCTGACTAATTTCCTTGGTCATGCCAATTCCATTATCAGAAATTTTAATTAAAACTGATTTTGAATCGGGTTGTGTAGTTTCAACTTTAATTATAGGAATATGATGATCAAATTCTCCATTTTTACCCGCTTCTTCAATCGCATCAATAGAATTTGCTAAAATATTCATAAAGACTTGATTCAGTTGACCAGGATAACATTCAATAAGCGGTAAATCACCATATTCTTTAACTAATTGAATAGCGGCTCTTTCTCCTAATGGCTTGAGGCGATGACTCAAAATTAACAGAGTGCTATCAATACTTTTATGAATATCAAATAAAACCTTAATTGAGGCATCAGAACGGGCAAAATTCCTTAAAGAAATTGAAATATCTTGAATTCGATCAGTGCTTAATCTTATGGAATTCAGCAGTTTGTTTAAATCATCCAAAACAAAATCTAAATCCGTTGCAATTATCGCTTTTTGTATGGGTTTTGGTAGCTGATCATAATGGCTTTGACATAAAGTTAAAATATGATTTATATCGAGAATATATTCCTGAGCCGGAGGAATATTATTGACAATACAGCTAATCGGATTATTCATTTCATGGGCAATTCCTGTCACTAATTGTCCGAGAGTTGAAAGTTTTTCTTGTTGAACTAATTGAACTTGAGCTTGTTCTAAAACTGCCGTCCTTTCCGCAACCAGTTGTTCTAGGTTTTCCGTCAAATTTTTGAGTTGTAAATGCACCCGCACCCTAGCTAAAACTTCCTCCTGTTCAAAGGGTTTAGAAATATAATCAACCGCCCCCAAAGAAAGTCCCTTGACTTTATTTTGAACATCCGTTAAAGCCGTTAAAAAAATAATCGGAATTGCTTGGGTTTTTGGATCAGCTTTTAATTTTTTGCAAGTTTCAAACCCATCAATACCAGGCATTTGTACATCTAATAAAATTAGGGCGGGTGGTTTCCGTGCAACTAATTGTAAAGCGCTTTCTCCATCTTCAGCTACTCGCACAGCAAATCCTGCACTTTTTAGAGTTTGGGATAAAACGGCTAAATTAGTGGGATTGTCATCAACAATTAAGATAAAACCAAGGTCTTGCATAGATAAAAGTTGGGAATTTTATTTGAATTGTATGAGAAATATCCAGGGTTTAAGATTGGCTGAGGGTTTGACTCAACAACTCTCGCAGCTTTTTGAGTTGAAAGTTTTCTGTAAGTTGGATTACTTGTTGAGTAAAGGCAGAATAAACTGGATGACTCGTTTCAATCAGAGCTACCTCCGCTAGTATACCATCTACATCCCCTTCTTGAGCTAATTCATATAATCTGGATAGGATTTCAACCGGAATTTTCGGATTTTCTGGTTGAGTATCTACGGATTGATTCAGATTTTTAACGAGAGGGTCAGAGGAAATATAAATCCACTCTAATTTTAGATGAACTTGCAATAAATCCAGTAATAAATCGGCTGAAATTGGTTTAGGTAAAAACCCATCCGCTCCGGCATTTAAACTGCGGTGTTGATCGCTATCAAATACACTAGCAGAGGAAGCAATCACCATAATATCTTTTAGTTTTGGCGATTGGCGCAACAGATTAATAAACTTAAATCCATCCATCACAGGCATGACTAAATCAGTAATAATTAAATCGGGGAGAATTGCGATCGCTTGCTGCAATCCTTCCTGACCATTATTGGCTTCTATAACTTTAAATCCAATCGGTTCTAATAAATTTATAATCACAGAACGATTTGCCAAATTATCATCAGTAATTAGAATAGTTTTTTGTTCTCCTTGATATCCGGTAACGTTTCCTTTTTGAATATTACGAGAGGTATTTGCCCATTCTTTGGCTTCTGATAATTCCACATCAAACCAGAAAATACTCCCTTCTCCTTCTTGACTTTGTACCTGAAGTTGGCTTCCCATTAAGGAAACAATTTGTTGACTAATCGCTAATCCTAAACCTGTTCCTTCCGTGTTTCTTTTTATTTCTCCTACTTGTTCAAATGGCATAAAAATTCGGGATAATTGTTCTGAACTCATCCCGATTCCAGTATCTTTAATTTGAAAATTTAGGCGACATATAGAAGATTTTGGGATAAATATAGCTTGGATTGAAAAGGTTACACTGCCTTGATCCGTAAATTTAATTGCATTTCCCAATAAATTAATTAATACTTGTCTCAGACGTTTTTCATCGGCTTTAATTCCAATTGGAAGACCCTCTTGAGGTCGATAATTAAACTTAATTTTTTTCTGTTCAGCTTTGATATTACACATTTCGACTACCCCTTCTAAAAATGCCGGAAAATGAAAATCCGAGGGGTAAAGTTCCATTTTGCGAGCTTCAATTTTGGATAGATCTAAAACATCATTAATCAGGGTTAATAAATGATACCCACATTGTTGAATAACTTCTACCCCTTTCTGTCCTTTAGCCGTCAGAGGCTCTAATTGTTGTAAAATTTGAGCATAACCCAAAATTCCATTTAAGGGAGTGCGTAACTCATGGCTCATATTAGCTAAAAATTCACTTTTTGCTTGATTAGCAGCGTCAGCTTTTTCCTTGGCGGTTTTCAGTTCAATTGTCCGTTCT includes:
- a CDS encoding response regulator receiver sensor signal transduction histidine kinase, with product MQDLGFILIVDDNPTNLAVLSQTLKSAGFAVRVAEDGESALQLVARKPPALILLDVQMPGIDGFETCKKLKADPKTQAIPIIFLTALTDVQNKVKGLSLGAVDYISKPFEQEEVLARVRVHLQLKNLTENLEQLVAERTAVLEQAQVQLVQQEKLSTLGQLVTGIAHEMNNPISCIVNNIPPAQEYILDINHILTLCQSHYDQLPKPIQKAIIATDLDFVLDDLNKLLNSIRLSTDRIQDISISLRNFARSDASIKVLFDIHKSIDSTLLILSHRLKPLGERAAIQLVKEYGDLPLIECYPGQLNQVFMNILANSIDAIEEAGKNGEFDHHIPIIKVETTQPDSKSVLIKISDNGIGMTKEISQRIFEPLFTTKPVGQGTGLGLLIVNQIIERHHGKLNLYSTPREGTKLEIILPLNEQQAIDRI
- a CDS encoding 4Fe-4S ferredoxin iron-sulfur binding domain-containing protein, translated to MPHSIVTNICEGVADCVEACPVACIHEGPEKNIKGTDWYWIDFSTCIDCGICLQVCPVEGAIVAEERPELQKTPK
- a CDS encoding putative MscS mechanosensitive ion channel, whose product is MLTAEQQRELLIKLAESIIGLGIQFLMAILILLIGLWAAKFIQNLSKHLMIKAQLEPTLIRFFVNLIYIAIVTFVSLAALGQLGIKTTSFIAVLGAAGLAIGLALQGSLSNFASGVFMIVFRPFKVHDYIEGGGVEGIVEEIQIFTTLLKTPDNKTIIIPNSKLYGDKIVNHSIQPIRRVDIKLNLSYNTDLDQVRELFTNLVQTDPRVLLEPIPDMEIQEIAAGGIKTLLTVWVINSDYFRVRSDLNQSLKQMLDGSEIQLV
- the hisZ gene encoding ATP phosphoribosyltransferase regulatory subunit — protein: MVYQPPSGARDLLPLDVAQKIWIERRLQQVFHLWGYHRIITSTLERLDTLMAGGAVQPSTVIQLQDAENQGLGLRPELTASIARAIASRMGKLPSWPQRLYYSANVFRKGKALDHGQQLEFYQAGVELLGAGGLRADSEILLLLRDCLQTLGLNNADLIIGEAGLTQSLLSPFPAKEREKVRTAIANLDRIGLESLSLSSELRERALFLFDLRGRPETVLSQVSQLDLDSFQRQAVNNLKSLMELLHKCWENSEVQPSITLDLSLVQTFDYYTGIVFIAVSDTASGARVLGQGGRYDQLLGLYHPQGQSEPGIGFSLNTENLHQVLLGRGELPHQTPASEWLVVAQTPEAYAAAFAYASQLRCSGDLLRVEVELGHRETPEDIRDYARRRGIGQIAWININGDPKIEEIL
- a CDS encoding putative Sensor with GAF domain protein, producing MNSFPTPNGFNSIEDRENQPDSGDPGLQRFALRLKNSMGRDILVQTELDKLRTQLQCDRVILYYLYYQWKGQVTFESSSQPIFSIYGSTGADDCFNQEYAQLYQQGRIRAISDIETAAIHPCHQNFLRSIYVRANLVVPVIVDNELWGLLIAHHCRFPHLWSASEFELLKTAAETLSTAPEILNLKR
- a CDS encoding DnaJ domain protein translates to MFEIKQGLFQFEFMDNHGILGVSLEAEFDDIRKRYMQIARRLHPDTCPFENPQDRDLAKQLLAKLVSPAYNQFSKEAERKEYTLLLKTIGDRIVKEQHHLKPQTEAGQKLLQASDYQNAYESAIKALAKHQYESPEKVLDITGQISDLNLVYLLRKNQKSAASPSPKVPETTPTQHSAIPKKDSFVEQACHRAEQLMASQNYTQAASELKDAIKREPDNSHCHGLLGLVYLKQNQPKLATPHINRALQLDPKQPQALEAKKELEKSTTSAGTKSKTGQQTAKKSDKSSGGGLFGGLFGGKKK
- a CDS encoding integral membrane sensor hybrid histidine kinase — translated: MFQKLPLRFILIVPFVLQIFAAVSLTGYLSLRNGQKAVNNLASKLQNEVSSRIYQHLNSYLSIAPQLNQINANAIETGILDPDNLTQLVQFFWKQRVTFDIGYVLLGTPTGIFSSVGNYFGDQRITFDTTDLQNYGNSLMHTFEINTQGKPSKLILKSQKDHFFKKEGWYAAGAQLEKPTWSKVYNWEVEPFPLCIAASHPLFDDNKKLTGVLGVEMRLSEVSNFLEQLKVSPSGQTFIIERNGLLIASSGDQKPFIIKPGQKPQRLKAIDSQQPLIKATANYLESQIKDFQTIETTQNLKFSWNNYQQFVEITPWRDPLGLDWLVVVVVPQSDFMAEIDRNTQTTILLCLGALILATISGIYTTRRITQPILHLSAASKNIAKEAEQGFRGDLVKPRVEEPTIKELGILAHAFNQMIQQLQDAFVSLEQANKALEKRVEERTIELKTAKEKADAANQAKSEFLANMSHELRTPLNGILGYAQILQQLEPLTAKGQKGVEVIQQCGYHLLTLINDVLDLSKIEARKMELYPSDFHFPAFLEGVVEMCNIKAEQKKIKFNYRPQEGLPIGIKADEKRLRQVLINLLGNAIKFTDQGSVTFSIQAIFIPKSSICRLNFQIKDTGIGMSSEQLSRIFMPFEQVGEIKRNTEGTGLGLAISQQIVSLMGSQLQVQSQEGEGSIFWFDVELSEAKEWANTSRNIQKGNVTGYQGEQKTILITDDNLANRSVIINLLEPIGFKVIEANNGQEGLQQAIAILPDLIITDLVMPVMDGFKFINLLRQSPKLKDIMVIASSASVFDSDQHRSLNAGADGFLPKPISADLLLDLLQVHLKLEWIYISSDPLVKNLNQSVDTQPENPKIPVEILSRLYELAQEGDVDGILAEVALIETSHPVYSAFTQQVIQLTENFQLKKLRELLSQTLSQS